In Zea mays cultivar B73 chromosome 7, Zm-B73-REFERENCE-NAM-5.0, whole genome shotgun sequence, the following proteins share a genomic window:
- the LOC100278012 gene encoding uncharacterized protein LOC100278012 isoform 1 (isoform 1 is encoded by transcript variant 1) translates to MELHGMRFSGFMVQLWPRDRVKSAAPTPLLPLSSPIKGSIPFCTPSQRSSNLLVNLYSSPPLRCSRRRHITPIGAADAVCRRRGRPEADTVLPSTFLRAVLCSSPSFESSEANCVVEDSNLIEDNPQDMLEQEGDAGDFDGDFDDEF, encoded by the exons ATGGAGCTCCATGGCATGCGTTTCTCTGGATTTATGGTGCAGCTATGGCCACGGGACCGCGTGAAGTCTGCAGCCCCGACTCCTCTGCTTCCCCTCTCCTCTCCTATAAAAGGCAGCATCCCCTTCTGCACTCCCTCACAGCGTTCCTCCAACCTTCTTGTTAATCTCTATTC ATCCCCACCGTTGCGTTGCAGTCGACGCCGTCATATAACACCGATCGGAGCTGCCGACGCGGTTTGCCGCCGACGAGGACGCCCCGAAGCCGACACAGTGCTTCCGTCAACCTTCCTCCGTGCCGTCCTCTGTTCATCGCCGTCGTTCGAGAGCTCCG AAGCTAATTGTGTGGTAGAGGATTCGAATTTGATTGAGGACAACCCACAGGACatgcttgagcaag agggtgatgctggagactttgatggagatttcgaCGATGAGTTCTAA
- the LOC100278012 gene encoding uncharacterized protein LOC100278012 isoform 2 (isoform 2 is encoded by transcript variant 2): MELHGMRFSGFMVQLWPRDRVKSAAPTPLLPLSSPIKGSIPFCTPSQRSSNLLVNLYSYDRSSKFTSARHNCAGPHASDPFCPATRSPPLRCSRRRHITPIGAADAVCRRRGRPEADTVLPSTFLRAVLCSSPSFESSEANCVVEDSNLIEDNPQDMLEQEGDAGDFDGDFDDEF, from the exons ATGGAGCTCCATGGCATGCGTTTCTCTGGATTTATGGTGCAGCTATGGCCACGGGACCGCGTGAAGTCTGCAGCCCCGACTCCTCTGCTTCCCCTCTCCTCTCCTATAAAAGGCAGCATCCCCTTCTGCACTCCCTCACAGCGTTCCTCCAACCTTCTTGTTAATCTCTATTCGTACGACCGCTCATCGAAATTTACCTCTGCTCGTCACAACTGTGCTGGTCCTCATGCTAGCGACCCATTTTGCCCCGCTACCAGATCCCCACCGTTGCGTTGCAGTCGACGCCGTCATATAACACCGATCGGAGCTGCCGACGCGGTTTGCCGCCGACGAGGACGCCCCGAAGCCGACACAGTGCTTCCGTCAACCTTCCTCCGTGCCGTCCTCTGTTCATCGCCGTCGTTCGAGAGCTCCG AAGCTAATTGTGTGGTAGAGGATTCGAATTTGATTGAGGACAACCCACAGGACatgcttgagcaag agggtgatgctggagactttgatggagatttcgaCGATGAGTTCTAA